The DNA region ataggcagatcgctgaatttgaaggcagcctggtctaaggATGatccaggagagtcagggctacaccgagaattcctgccttgaaaaacaaaaacaaaacaaaacaaaaacccaacaacaacaacaacaacaccccaggaccccaaaacaaaaacaaacaaacaaaaaaaacctaagcaaacaaaataacaacaaaactgcCAACCAACCGAACAAATAAAAACCTTGAATAGGAATCACCTGGGATATCCTTACAACTATAACCCAGATTCTGATCGTTGGTCCAGATGAAGTTTGAGGACACAGGTCTAATAATGCGTTGATGATGGGCTCCACCGGAGAttgagggaagcagagggaatTCAGGTGGGAGGGTGGGCCATCCAGTGATATAAGAACGCCGGGTAGCGTCAGCCCCTTTACTCTGCGCCCAGCTGTACTCCAGGCGGCATCATGGCGCCAAGCTATCTACCCTTCCTTTGTCTCCTGCTGTGCGGAGGCCCCGAGCTGTGCTATCTCCACACTCTGTGGTCTTTGCCAGGTGGAACTCCCACCCCAGTGGGGTCCTTGTCACCCGTGGAGGTGGAATGTCTGGAAGCTGAACTGGTGGTGACTGTTAGTAGAGACCTTTTTGGCACAGGGAAGCTCGTGCAGCCNNNNNNNNNNNNNNNNNNNNNNNNNNNNNNNNNNNNNNNNNNNNNNNNNNNNNNNNNNNNNNNNNNNNNNNNNNNNNNNNNNNNNNNNNNNNNNNNNNNNNNNNNNNNNNNNNNNNNNNNNNNNNNNNNNNNNNNNNNNNNNNNNNNNNNNNNNNNNNNNNNNNNNNNNNNNNNNNNNNNNNNNNNNNNNNNNNNNNNNNNNNNNNNNNNNNNNNNNNNNNNNNNNNNNNNNNNNNNNNNNNNNNNNNNNNNNNNNNNNNNNNNNNNNNNNNNNNNNNNNNNNNNNNNNNNNNNNNNNNNNNNNNNNNNNNNNNNNNNNNNNNNNNNNNNNNNNNNNNNNNNNNNNNNNNNNNNNNNNNNNNNNNNNNNNNNNNNNNggggttgggggctgggggctgggggctgggggctgggtgCTGGGTGAGGTGACCGGGGATTCAGGCTCTGCTGAAGGCTGGTGAATGGAGGGAGGTTGGAAGTAGCTGTGTTTTTGGGACCActctgattcatttttttttccccatcctggcttttttttttttttccaccaagataaagtttctctgtgtagcccctgagtgtcctggaactcactcagatctgcctgcctcctgagtgataggattaaaggcatgagccaccaccactagGTCCTCTTCCTAGGACTCTTGACTTCTTCTGAAGACCCTCCCCTCGAACAAACTAGAAGGGTGATGGGACTCGATGTTGGAGAGGGATGCAGAGGACTGCTCAGGCGCTTGCCAGAGGCATCAAGAATCCCGCCAAAGCCAAGCCATGTGTGcaaaattccaacacttgggaagtaggggctggagaattggagtttaaggacagccttggctacatgacaGATTCtgtacaaaaacaataaatacctGGACCTAATCTCTGATAGAGAAAATCAATAACTGGTACCAGGGATTGGATCCAGGACTTTGCAGCATTCAAGACAATTCAAGCAAGCAATTTCACCGACGAGCTACATGTGCCTTGAACTTAGCTTTTTGAGGGAGCGTCTTGTACTAATAGCCCCAGTCTTTGCTTCTTCTGGGGCTGGGTTTACAGGggtgcaccaccatacctaggagcctTGACCTAAAAGACGTATGGGGCAGAGGGTGTTATGACAGTCTATTAACATAAAGACCTTAAGTATCTCAAGTGGGTTGTAgacatagctcagttgataagagTGCTCATCTAGCAAACATAGCCACTGGGTTTGAACCTCTGCATCACAAAACTCTAGGATATGATGAtatgtgcctgtaatccagcactcgggaggcagagacctTAGAATTAGGAGTCCGAGGTTATCCCGGATCACATAGCAGGCTTAAGGAGAGCCTGAGCTACAGGAAGGCCTGTTTTATAAAACTGTGGTGGGGTGGTAGGTCCAAGAGGATGAGCCAGGTACAGGTCAACCTTGGATAAGCCTGGCTGGAGCCTCCTTGGTTCCTCACCTGATCTCAATCCCTTCCTCCCACACCTCCCAGCCAGCTGTGTATAATTCTGCCTTTGTTGATAGGGTCTAAAATATGCTTAAAACATCTATGGTAAGATGAGgagagtggggctggagggaggggtgATTCCACACAGTTGTAGAGAAGTTGTCATCTGTGCCAGGCTGAGTTTTCCTGGTGTATAGCTGCTTTGGAGCTCACCCATGCTTAGTGCATAAGCCCAGTAAACTCATAGGTATCCTAAAGTAGAATTGTGTGGACTCTTAACACTAGTTTCTAATTCAAGTAATCctctctttgtgagtttgaggccaacttgggccTAACCTATTTCGTAAAACTAATAGCAGCTGttaaactttttttcattttgagacagggtttctttttttttttttatatttattttatttattatatataagtatactgtagctgtcttcagacaccagaagtaTGAATCAAGTCTtggtacaaatggttgtgagccaccatgtggttgctgggatttgaactcaggacctctggaagaacagtcagtgctcttaaccactgagccatctctccagccccgagacagggtttctttatgtgaccctggctggcctgaaactctcttctgttgaccaggcttgcctcgaactcggatctacctgcctctgcctcccaagtgtttagattaaaggcatgttgccaccattgcctggctactGTTCAacgttttttttgagacagggtttctctctctagccctggctgtcctggaactcgctctgtagaccaggctggctttgaactcagaaatccacctgactctgcctcccaagtgctgggattaaaggcatgtaccaccaccgcccggctactgttcagatttttaaaaagctttacaATTGTTTTTTATGTGCGTGGGTGTTTTCCTTGTATGTGCACTCTGGAGGGTGGGTGTATCCCCTgcaactggggttacagacagttgtgatccaCTGTGTGAGGgctggaattgaacccaagtgCTCCTAATCACTTGGCATGCTCTCGGTAACCCAGCTCTCTAATTTCTTTACTGGCCAGCAGGGGGCAGGTTGACCTGAGCCTTGTCTGACTTCCTAGGCTGGATTCCCTATACCCCCCCCATGGGCCAAGCAAGCCTCCACAGGGTACGTGGTATCTGGTGAACACTATACCTTTGtttcaggtgacagaagatgcccTGGTGTACAGCACCTTATTGCTCCACGACCCTCGCCCCGTGGGTGGCCTGTCCATTCTAAGGACTAACCGTGTGGAGGTACCCATTGAGTGCCGATACCCCAGGTCAGTGTGGGATGTGCTGCTGGGCTCTGGGTTTGGATATGGCTGCCTGCAAGTAGGATGTTTGCTCTCACAAGGACAGTTTTTTTTTCGGCTGTGATTATTGTCCCATGTGTGAATGGTTAGGTAGCCGGTTGCGGGGGAAAGTCTGAGGCCAGGTCTGTACTAGGGACCAATTGCCttttggaggaggagagaaacaaAGTCGAGACAGGATTCTATGAAGCCCAGGCTCAaattctgatctttctgcctccacctcctaaatgctgggttATAGCATGTAGGCTAGCAGATCTGGCATTGTGTTTTCACAGGATGACCTGGAATTGTGTagcctagctggccttgaacttggtgaCATACCTCACTCAacctctcaagcactgggattaaaggtatgcgccaccactgcctggccttaggTGGACTGTATAGATGACCATCTCTTGTCACAGTGTTGAACACGCCTGGCTGTATCAGTCTGGTCATGATTCTTCCCTCACAGTGTGCCCAGTCTCCCCtgctctgagattacaggtgtatgggCTGTCATGCCccagcctccccagctctgggattacaggtgtatgggTCATCATGCCCCAGCCTCCCctgctctgggattacaggtgtatgggCTGTCATGCCCCAGCCTCCCCAgctttgggattacaggtgtatgggTCATCATGCCCCAGCCTCCCctgctctgggattacaggtgtatgggTCATCATGCCCCAGCCTCCCctgctctgggattacaggtatatgggCTGTCATGCCCCAGCCTCCCCAgctttgggattacaggtatatgggCTGTCATGCCCCAGCCTCCCctgctctgggattacaggtgtatgggTCGTAATGCCccagcctccccagctctgggattgcaGATATGGGCTGTCATGCCCAGCTTAGACATCCTCTTAGGGCTCTAGACTGGGATACTTAATTGTGTCTGGTTGTTCTTTTTAATGCTTGGTTTTTGAGGCCGTCTTAACTATGAGCAGAGCTGGCCTCATGCTCAGTGATACCCCTGCCTCGGCCTTTCTGGAATGCTCGAATGATAGGCCTGTACCACAGTTATCCAGGGGCAGGACTTTTGGGTTTGttcagtggtattttttttttttttttttttggacagggtttcactatCTATACTTTATGCTTGgcatttgctctgtagaccagggtggctttgaacttgtgatcctcctgcttggaccttctgagtgctgggactacaggcatgtactaCTACACATAGTCTATgatgtgctggggatggaatggatgctgggcaagcactctgtcaactATGTCCCCAGCCCGCCCTTTTTGAAATGGAGTCAGAATGGAGTACTCCTGTTCTTCTTGCCTAGGCCTCCGGAGTGCCAGGTGTTAACAGCCCTGCCACTTCCGGCTTCTGTTTGCCTTTCACCAGGGCCTAAGTTGATAGAGACTGGATTTCAGCTTACTAATGGAGCTTCTACCTTCAGTCCTGTCTATTCTATGCTTTGGTGTCTGTCCCCAGGGTTGGATTGTCTGGTTGCTGTCAGGTGTAGGCAGGCATTCAGGGGGTTAAGGAACCAGCCCAGCCTTTGGAGACCTTGGCCTGGCTACTGAGTTTATCCATCTCTTAGTTCTCTGTAATAGGGTAGGGATATGATAATGTCCCAAGGCCCACACACACTGCGCTGGGATGGGGTTCTATGGAAGCAGCTGGAGTTTTTCCCACAGGCAGGGCAACGTGAGCAGCCACCCTATCCAGCCCACCTGGGTTCCCTTCAGAGCCACTGTGTCCTCAGAAGAGAAACTGGCTTTCTCCCTTCGCCTGATGGAGGGTGAGTCAGAGGGCCGTGGAGGAGTTGGTAGGGGCACTGTAGATGCCGATAGGCTGTCTCTAACCCCTCTCTGTGCCCCTTCAGAGAACTGGAATACTGAGAAATCATCCCCCACCTTCCACCTGGGAGAGGTAGCCCACCTCCAGGCCGAAGTCCAGACCGGAAGCCACCTGCCGCTGCAGCTGTTTGTGGACTACTGTGTGGCCACGCCTTCACCTGCGCCAGACCAGAACTCCTCCCCCTATCACTTCATCGTGGACTCCCATGGGTGAGGCCTGGCCTGCTTTCTAGggagtcattttatttcctttggtttAAGTATCTCATTAGCATACATTAACAAATGGGTGTGTTATGTATGACATTTTCACATGTATGCATTTTGGTCAGATTCACCCTCtttatctcccccccccccagtggaggcagggtttctctgtgtagccctgggtgtcctggaactcattctgtagaccaggctggcctcaaactcagaaatctgcctgcctctgcctcccaagtgctgggattaaaggcatgctccaccactgcttTTGCCCTTTCCAGTTGATCCTCTTTCTCTTCACAAAGTCCCTTCtactttgtcaaaaaaaaaaaaaatttcctgtctgtccttgagtgctgggatcacaagtgtgagccactatgcctggtgTGACTGCTAGCTAATCTTGGTTACGAGTGGCCGTGACTCACTTggaaggagggagcctcaactgaagTAACTaggcattttctgaattactAATTGAGGTAGGAGGGGTCAGCCTACTTGGAGCAGGTAGGCCTGGGCTCTACAAGAAATGTGACCGAGAGAgaggctggctcagcagttaagagccctggctgctcttctgaaggaccagggttcaatccccagcaacccaCTCAGTCcccagacagctcacaactgtccgtaagtccagtttcaggggatccaacacacatgcaggcaaaacatcaatgcagaaaaaaaatcatttaaatgtaAGTTGAGCAagcctttaagttgcttttgcttcTGGTCTGAACTTCAGTTCCTGATCTAGGgaccttgagttcctaccttggTTTTCACCAGAGTTAAACAACaacctgtaagccaaacaaacactTTTCCCTGCAAGTTGCTATTggtcaggtttttgtttgtttttttcaagacagggtttctctgggctatagccttggctgtctgggaactcgctctgtagaccaggctggcctcattttctttttttttttttttttNNNNNNNNNNNNNNNNNNNNNNNNNNNNNNNNNNNNNNNNNNNNNNNNNNNNNNNNNNNNNNNNNNNNNNNNNNNNNNNNNNNNNNNNNNNNNNNNNNNNNNNNNNNNNNNNNNNNNNNNNNNNNNNNNNNNNNNNNNNNNNNNNNNNNNNNNNNNNNNNNNNNNNNNNNNNNNNNNNNNNNNNNNNNNNNNNNNNNNNNNNNNNNNNNNNNNNNNNNNNNNNNNNNNNNNNNNNNNNNNNNNNNNNNNNNNNNNNNNNNNNNNNNNNNNNNNNNNNNNNNNNNNNNNNNNNNNNNNNNNNNNNNNNNNNNNNNNNNNNNNNNNNNNNNNNNNNNNNNNNNNNNNNNNNNNNNNNNNNaggctggccttgaactcagaaatccgcctgcctctgcctcccaagtgctaggattaaaggcttgcaccatcaCCAGCCAGCTGCTGGTCAATTTttaaatcacagcaacagaaagcaaactaagatacCTGGCTTCCGGTCGGCCCCCTTTTGTAATGAGACAGCCTTAGCTGTTTACTCTATTCTTCACTTCTTCCCAAGTTGCCTTGTGGATGGTCTATCTGAGAGCTTTTCGGCATTTCAAGTCCCTAGACCCCGGCCAGAGATGCTCCAGTTCACAGTGGATGTATTCCATTTCGCCAACAGCTCCAGAAACACGGTAAGGACCTTTTCCCACAGCCGAGCATAAGCCTGAACCTCTAGTCTGCCTTAATGTTCCCGCTGTTCCCACACTTGCTTCCTTTAAGCAAGTGGCTTACCATGGTGGAAAGTAATGAAAGCAGATGCAGCTATGGGTTCAGAGAGGCCCTCACAGGTAAGGGTTTCTGCTGCTTAAGCATGAGAACTGGgtaaaatagggctggagaggttgctcagtggttaagagtactagcaggccgggcggtggtggcgtacgcctttaatcccagcacttgggaggcagagacaggtggatttctgagttcgaggccagcctggtctacagagtgagttccaggacagccagggctacacagagaaaccctgtctcgaaaaaccaaaaaaaaaaaaaaaaaaagtaccagctgcgctttcagaggactggaacccacatggtggctcacaaccatctataactctgtTCTAAGGGATCCAGTGCTCTTTTGGCTTCCTTAagcaccaggtatgcatgtagcatatggacatacatgcaggcaaaacacacatacagtaataaaataaaaaaagctaaaTAGCTGGCATAtatacagtaataataataaatagctgGCCATGCATACCATTAACATCGGTGCTCtccagaggcggaggcaggtgggcCTTACATCAAGGCCGGCCAGgttcacatagtgagttccaggccagccaagtaAAGGTAACCCTGTCTTCCCCTCAGAACCCCCAAACAACAAACATTTAAGTCCCAAAGCTGAgggaatggctcagcagctgagaactCCTGTGGAAGACTGGAtttggtccccaggacccactgTGCTTGGGCTACGTGAGACTCCAAAGTGAGCAAACGCTAAGCCGTGCCTAGAGTTCTGGAAGTAGTGCCTGTGTAGACAAGGCTCTAGGCTCgaccacagacaccacacacacgaATCAGGCCAAAAGTTTCATTTTGATTAaactttttctgagacagggtctcactatgtatcctggctggcccagagctgaactatgtagattaggctggccttgaactaggagatctgcctacctctgctgggactaaaggcgggTGCCATCATTGCCTGCTTTTNNNNNNNNNNNNNNNNNNNNNNNNNNNNNNNNNNNNNNNNNNNNNNNNNNNNNNNNNNNNNNNNNNNNNNNNNNNNNNNttttttgagacaggatctcatttcATGGCtatggctggcctgaaacttgccttgtagtccaggctagtcttgaactggGATCTGCCCgccctgcctcctgaatgctatgccatgccatcacatctggcttcctgcaaaaattttcaaaaagtcGTCAACACCTCTTCAAACTCAGCCTGCTTGCAACTCTCTTTCAGCTCTACATCACCTGCCATCTCAAAGTCGCACCAGCTAACCAGATCCCTGACAAACTTAACAAAGCCTGTTCATTCAACAAGACTTCGCAGAGGTGAGGAGaccaggctttgtgtgtgtgggcacCCGGAGGCTATTCACATCGATTTCTCTTCGATTACACAATGGCAAACTTCTGTCCTTTCTGAGCTAAGTAAGCTTTTTTGTCTTGTTACTCAGTTGGTTACCAGTAGAGGGCGATGCTGACATCTGTGATTGCTGCAGCCACGCCAACTGTAGTAATTCAAGCTCTTCACAGTTCCTGATCCACGGACCCTACCAGTGGTCCAAGCTTGCTTCTCGAAACCGCAGGCATGGTATGTCGGGGACACAGGACccttattcctcttcctctttaagACATCGACTTCCTTTTTCTCCATGAGATGGTTGACTTAGAGAATGTCTTGAGTTGGATAGATCTTGATAACCTCAAGTGGTGGGAGAGTGCTGAGTGTCTCTTCCCAGGGGCTTGTGGTGTGGTCTTGTCAGTCCTTAGATTCTCTCAAGACATTATGGAGTAGAAGAGAGGATATGTGGATGTATCAGGTGATACCTTATTCAATCCACTGGAGGCAGAGCGATTTTTGAATCCTTGGGAACTAGACTCAACTTAAGAGCTGAGAGTGGCTTACATTTGTCATCCCAGTCCTTGGGGAGGCTAAGAAAGGCATCGCaattcagggacagcctgggcaacataggaaaaccctgtctcaagaaatcaaACATGAAAGGCTGGGAGAAAGGTTTAGTgacagagcccctgcctagaatcctccagtgaggggttTAGAAGTATGATTCGCCAGTAGAGCTCTTGTCTAACATTCCTGAGGACCTCCAGCACTAAGCACGAGACAAAACTTTTCTCCATGTTCTGGTCTTTCATAGTGACCGATGAAGCTGATGTCACTGTAGGGCCCCTGATAGTCCTTGGAAACGCTAATGACCAGACTGTGGAGGGCTGGACCTCTTCTGCTCAAACCTCCATGGCTCTTGGGTTAGGCCTGGTCACCATGGCATTCCTGACTCTGGCTGCTATTGTCCTTGGTGTCACCAGGAAGTGTCGCTCCACTTCCTACCTTGTATCCCTTCCGCAATAAAAGAAGAAACTCGGTTCTGAGTGTGGTTTAGTGCCTATGTCTGAGATGGGGCAGGGTGGCATTGTTGGTGGTTGTATCGGGGCAGGGTGACTGGACATCGAATGGCACAGGTGTGCTAATAGCATGATGCAGTAAGAACAGCTGGACCTCCCGTGAGCAGCCATCTAGATGCTGAGAGTCTCAGCTGGTTCGTATACTCACATAGACTTGTAGATCCTGCTTTGGGCAGCATAGCTGCCCAGGAGTAGCTGTATGATGTGACTCCAAGGAGATCGATATGGAGATGGGAGCTGTTGAAAGAGCCAGGTAGCCCAGCCAGACTGACTTCTTAGGGTATCAAGGAATCTTGTAATGCTGGCTCCACGGATCTGACTCCAGTGGGGTGAGGATGGAAAGGGGACTCCTTGCTCCCTTTCTTCAGGTCAGCAGATGGAAAGTTACCTGTCTAAAGCCAGGAGTAGTGcctcatgcctttgatctcaacaCTTGGGTAGATAgcgacaggaggatcaggagttcagggtcattttTGGTTTTAGAGCAAGTTGGAGGTTTTCCTAGGCTATGCATGACCCCGTTTCAAAtaactaaatagataaataaaacatatatggggctacatagagagatggttcagtgattaagaacactgtctCCCTTGTGTTCCCAGGCCCCACACGGTGGCTCTTTcagccatctataacttcagttccggCTAATCTGATTGGCCctcctgacctccatgggtactgggaatgcaCTTAGTATACACACTTAATGTGGAAGCAAAGCACTGAGAAAtatgtaggtgctggagagatgttcaGGGGTTAGGAGCTCTTGCTCCTCTTTCAGATCCTGGCACCCACATCAATTGGTTCCAAATAATGCTGGCATCCActtgtacctccagctccaggggatttgccctcctctgtcctccatgggtacctgcatGTGTGCGGCCTATGTGTGGAGAGACACAtagatataaattaaaaacttaaattctATATAGAGTTATCTATCGCTCAAAGCTGAAAGATATTGTCTCAATTAGGTTGTCAAAATAATTGTTCTGAGTGATCCTCAAGGTGTATAAGGTAGAATTTCTGGGGGGTTTATggttgtgggttctggggagtcTCTGGTAGGCCTCAGGAAGGTTGGATGGGATTTCCGATTTCCTTTGATCCCATTATGAAATGCCCCAGCATCtcttcttgttcctttttttaaaaagaaagatttacttggggctggaaagatggctcagtggttaagagcactgactgttcttccaaaggtcctgagttcaaatcctagccaccacatggtggctcacaaccatctataataggatcggatgccctcttctggtgtgtctgaagacagcaacagtatactcacattaaataaataaatatttaaaaaaaatttatgtaagtacactgtagctgtacagatggtcgtgagccttcatgtggttgttgggaattgaatttttaggacctctgctctctggttggccctgctcaTTCCAGTCAACTCTGCTCCCTCAGTtcctgctccctccagcccaatgacttatacataagtacactgcagctgacctcaggtgcaccagaagagggcgtcagatctcattacgggtggttgtgagccaccatgtgattgctggaacctgaactcgggtccttttgggagagcagttggtgctcttacccgctgaaccatcttgccagccccttggggtttttttgtctttgtttttgtttttgttgttttgtttttttgagacaaggtttctctgtgtagccttagctgtcctggaactcactttgtagaccaggctggccttgaactcagaaatctgcctgcctctgcctcccaagtgctgggattaaaggcatgggccaccactgcctgccatcAGCCCCCTTGTTTTTATTCCTAAGTCTGTTCCCTCCCATCTCCAGTGGGAAGATTTACTTCCCTCCCACAGGTTTTGAAGCCCCACTTAGTGGGCCGATTACCACTTTGCCTAGCTATTTGAGTCATGGTTTCTGCGTAACTTTGGCTGTTCCAGAACACCCTCTGTAGACCAGCAGCCTGGACTCAAACtcggatctgcctgcctccatcttaggagtgctgggatttaagatcTGCACCACCGACGGGCACACAGCCTTTCTGTGAGACTGGATAGAATCCAAGGCCTTGgcacatgctaagcacatgctccaccactgagctccatTTCCAATCACCTTTCctttgagatagcatctcatgtagcccagctaGACTTGGACTTGGCATACCTATGGACAACCTTGGGTTTCCTggtctgtttgcttctttctctcaagAGCTAGACCAAGTGCTTCTTAGCGTGCTCCAGGCCTGTGCCACTAGGCTCAGCAGCTGCTTAGCCTTTCTAACAACTTGATGCGACTGACACTCAGGGCTTTAATGGGCCAAATGCACATTTGCCTGCTAGGCACAGTTGTTAGGTGTAGACCTACGGGGACCAGGAGATGCTGGAATATATATAGCAGCTGGGAGGAGGCTCACACTGAAGGCAGGTCATGACTGA from Mastomys coucha isolate ucsf_1 unplaced genomic scaffold, UCSF_Mcou_1 pScaffold22, whole genome shotgun sequence includes:
- the Zp3 gene encoding zona pellucida sperm-binding protein 3 encodes the protein MAPSYLPFLCLLLCGGPELCYLHTLWSLPGGTPTPVGSLSPVEVECLEAELVVTVSRDLFGTGKLVQPXESSLGTNGCWIPYTPPMGQASLHRVTEDALVYSTLLLHDPRPVGGLSILRTNRVEVPIECRYPRQGNVSSHPIQPTWVPFRATVSSEEKLAFSLRLMEENWNTEKSSPTFHLGEVAHLQAEVQTGSHLPLQLFVDYCVATPSPAPDQNSSPYHFIVDSHGCLVDGLSESFSAFQVPRPRPEMLQFTVDVFHFANSSRNTLYITCHLKVAPANQIPDKLNKACSFNKTSQSWLPVEGDADICDCCSHANCSNSSSSQFLIHGPYQWSKLASRNRRHVTDEADVTVGPLIVLGNANDQTVEGWTSSAQTSMALGLGLVTMAFLTLAAIVLGVTRKCRSTSYLVSLPQ